In a genomic window of Aeromicrobium panaciterrae:
- the lnt gene encoding apolipoprotein N-acyltransferase, producing the protein MLALVLGVVASQGFDPVEIPYAMVFALAGLIWLARQLMDARKRTVVITGLIFGLAFMAPLIWWMNAVSGAAYIGLVLLEAVFFAPIMLALRAAARLAAWPLWGAAVWVAGEFARSVFPFTGFPWGRLAHTSIDSPFKSYARLVAMPGTSAVLFVVAALLLIVVTGTSVRRRITAGATIVGLLLVGLILPTGIAGAAGTKQVSLVQGDVPGVFLTWPIGEIFELHAAETDKLAQAVEAGTVPKPDMVLWPENATDVDPFHNQGVRARIEGLSARIGAPILVGGLFDGPTTTTSYNQGVVWDENGPGDRYVKLKPVPFGEYVPWRDKAGAIFGRLARDIPRDMLAGTESGAIQIAGTTIGDTICYDIAYDSVTRRALDGGAQLLVVQTSNAAFTGTSQPEQQWDISRLRAVETGRWVVVPSTNGISGVVDPDGDVVQRAPMHQPALVNQEVELADGTTPALRIGAPLEYLLVTLGLGAWFLGTRRKDQ; encoded by the coding sequence GTGCTTGCGCTGGTGCTCGGAGTTGTCGCTTCGCAGGGCTTCGATCCGGTCGAGATCCCGTACGCGATGGTCTTCGCGCTGGCAGGCCTCATCTGGCTCGCCCGCCAACTAATGGACGCTCGCAAGCGAACTGTGGTCATCACTGGGCTCATCTTCGGACTCGCCTTCATGGCTCCGCTGATTTGGTGGATGAACGCCGTGAGCGGCGCCGCCTACATCGGACTGGTGCTGCTGGAGGCGGTCTTCTTTGCCCCGATCATGCTGGCCCTGCGCGCGGCGGCTCGGCTTGCCGCCTGGCCGCTCTGGGGTGCGGCCGTATGGGTCGCGGGGGAGTTTGCTCGCTCGGTCTTCCCGTTCACGGGCTTCCCATGGGGTCGCCTTGCGCACACATCGATCGACAGCCCGTTCAAGTCGTACGCACGCCTGGTGGCAATGCCGGGCACCAGCGCAGTCCTCTTTGTGGTCGCGGCGCTTCTGCTCATCGTTGTGACAGGCACTTCTGTGCGACGAAGGATCACAGCTGGAGCGACGATCGTCGGGCTCCTGCTTGTTGGCCTGATCTTGCCCACCGGCATCGCCGGCGCCGCGGGAACCAAGCAGGTATCCCTGGTGCAAGGCGATGTACCGGGCGTCTTCCTCACCTGGCCGATTGGCGAGATCTTCGAGCTGCACGCTGCCGAGACGGACAAACTGGCTCAGGCAGTCGAGGCGGGCACTGTCCCCAAGCCCGACATGGTGCTCTGGCCCGAGAACGCCACTGACGTCGACCCGTTCCACAACCAGGGTGTCCGCGCACGGATCGAGGGGCTGTCTGCCCGCATCGGCGCCCCGATCCTGGTCGGCGGCTTGTTTGACGGTCCAACGACCACAACGTCCTACAACCAGGGCGTCGTCTGGGATGAGAACGGCCCGGGGGATCGGTACGTCAAGCTCAAGCCTGTCCCGTTCGGCGAATACGTGCCCTGGCGGGACAAGGCTGGTGCGATCTTCGGCCGACTCGCTCGAGACATCCCGCGCGACATGCTTGCCGGCACGGAGTCCGGCGCGATCCAGATCGCCGGCACGACTATCGGCGACACGATCTGTTACGACATCGCGTACGACTCTGTGACTCGCCGCGCCCTCGACGGCGGCGCACAGTTGCTCGTCGTCCAGACCAGCAACGCAGCCTTCACCGGCACCTCTCAGCCCGAGCAGCAGTGGGACATCTCGCGCCTTCGTGCCGTCGAGACCGGCCGCTGGGTCGTGGTCCCGTCGACGAACGGGATCAGCGGCGTTGTTGATCCGGACGGCGATGTCGTACAGCGCGCGCCGATGCACCAGCCGGCCCTCGTCAACCAAGAGGTCGAACTGGCCGACGGCACGACGCCAGCGCTGCGAATTGGAGCTCCGCTGGAATACCTCCTGGTGACCCTCGGTCTGGGAGCATGGTTCCTCGGCACACGACGGAAGGACCAGTGA
- a CDS encoding Xaa-Pro peptidase family protein, translated as MNRWRKAQALAASEGIDALLVTPGADLRYLTGYTALPLERLTCLVLPAHGDPTLIVPALEVAAARASGIDVALASWTETEDPFALVTDLVGNAATIGLDDHMWASRVFALKDALPNARQVLAGPLVQQLRIRKEADEIAALREAGQAIDRVHARMGEWLRPGRTEREVGADIARAIIDEGHETVDFVIVGSGPNGASPHHELSDRVIEEGDPVVIDIGGTNHAGYCSDSTRNYLAGGAVPAEYAEFYGVLQAAQQAQLDHAKPGVTAESVDAVGRAIIAEAGFGDRFIHRTGHGIGQETHEEPYIVEGSSLVLEEGMAFSIEPGIYLEGRFGARIEDIVVCTADGLEVLNNQPRELIAL; from the coding sequence GTGAACAGATGGCGCAAGGCTCAGGCACTCGCAGCTTCCGAGGGCATTGACGCCCTCCTCGTCACTCCTGGCGCTGATTTGCGCTATTTGACGGGCTACACGGCGCTTCCGTTGGAGCGCCTGACCTGCCTGGTTCTGCCGGCGCACGGCGATCCGACGCTGATCGTCCCCGCCCTCGAGGTAGCTGCCGCAAGGGCTTCCGGGATTGACGTCGCCCTTGCCTCGTGGACCGAGACCGAGGATCCGTTCGCTCTGGTCACTGACCTCGTGGGCAATGCCGCGACGATCGGACTCGACGACCATATGTGGGCGAGTCGCGTATTCGCCCTGAAGGACGCTCTCCCCAACGCGCGCCAGGTGCTCGCTGGACCGCTGGTGCAGCAGCTGCGCATCCGTAAGGAAGCGGACGAGATCGCTGCCCTACGCGAAGCCGGCCAGGCGATCGACCGCGTTCACGCCCGTATGGGGGAGTGGCTCCGTCCCGGACGTACCGAGCGCGAGGTCGGTGCCGATATCGCCCGCGCGATCATCGACGAAGGTCATGAGACGGTCGACTTCGTCATCGTCGGTTCCGGTCCCAACGGCGCTTCGCCCCACCACGAGCTGTCGGACCGTGTGATCGAAGAGGGCGACCCGGTCGTCATCGACATCGGCGGCACCAACCACGCGGGCTACTGCTCGGACTCGACGCGCAACTATCTCGCTGGAGGCGCTGTGCCCGCCGAGTACGCCGAGTTCTACGGCGTCCTGCAGGCTGCTCAGCAGGCACAGCTCGACCACGCCAAGCCAGGAGTCACGGCCGAGTCTGTGGACGCCGTCGGCCGAGCGATCATCGCCGAGGCAGGCTTTGGCGATCGCTTCATCCACCGCACCGGTCACGGCATCGGCCAGGAGACTCACGAGGAGCCTTACATCGTTGAGGGCAGCTCTCTGGTTCTTGAAGAGGGCATGGCGTTCTCGATCGAGCCCGGCATCTACCTCGAGGGACGTTTCGGTGCCCGTATCGAGGACATCGTGGTGTGCACAGCAGACGGGCTAGAGGTGCTCAACAACCAACCGCGCGAACTCATCGCGCTGTGA
- a CDS encoding M20/M25/M40 family metallo-hydrolase, with product MRRTLAIVAAVVVTSGLAITAPAVADQNSSKKSNSTSLTKAVTVNGILQHLRQLQTIADRNEGTRASGLPGHTASADYVAKKLRKAGYKVTRQKFTFAFSRELEPATLTEISPTAQEIETATLDYSGSGDVTGTVVPTNDLVLPPSPEPSSNSGCEAEDFEPAPDEPAIALIQRGTCTFETKAVNAAAAGYEAAIVFNEGQPGRDELLTGTLGNPVPIPVVGVSFADGAALADEAGDGPVTAQVVTSTEVDMNRETENVIADLPTKGKKVKNSDQVVVVGAHLDSVAAGPGINDNGSGSAAILEIAEEMSDLKLTKKLQRPVRFAFWGAEEAGLLGSEHYVTTLSDARRAKIYANLNFDMLGSPNYVRFVYDGDGSNGGDSGPPGSAAIESVFNDYFDSKGLATEPTDFDGRSDYGPFIAAGIPAGGLFSGAEGVKTDEEAVAYGGTAGAPYDSCYHQACDTINNLSATALQELGDGAAHAVYALTMSKAGLFGDANRKAAKVSAKQLKQYSSEATR from the coding sequence ATGCGCAGAACGCTCGCAATAGTTGCTGCCGTCGTCGTGACGAGCGGCTTGGCCATCACTGCACCAGCAGTGGCTGATCAGAACAGCTCCAAGAAGTCCAACAGCACCAGCCTTACCAAGGCCGTGACTGTCAACGGAATCTTGCAGCACCTACGTCAACTCCAGACGATTGCCGATCGCAACGAGGGCACTCGTGCCTCAGGCCTTCCGGGCCACACGGCATCGGCAGACTACGTCGCCAAGAAGTTGCGCAAAGCCGGCTACAAGGTGACGCGACAGAAGTTCACGTTCGCGTTCTCGCGTGAGCTCGAGCCAGCCACGCTGACCGAGATTTCACCGACCGCGCAAGAGATTGAGACTGCGACTCTCGACTACTCCGGATCCGGTGATGTGACCGGCACGGTCGTACCAACCAACGATCTCGTCCTTCCGCCATCGCCCGAGCCGAGCAGCAATTCCGGTTGTGAAGCTGAGGACTTCGAGCCCGCACCCGACGAGCCGGCAATCGCGCTGATCCAGCGAGGCACCTGCACCTTCGAGACGAAGGCCGTGAACGCAGCCGCCGCCGGCTACGAGGCCGCAATTGTGTTCAACGAGGGCCAGCCCGGACGCGATGAACTGCTGACAGGCACGCTTGGCAACCCGGTTCCGATCCCGGTTGTCGGAGTGTCCTTCGCTGACGGAGCGGCACTGGCTGACGAAGCCGGCGACGGTCCAGTCACTGCGCAGGTCGTCACCTCGACTGAAGTCGACATGAACCGCGAGACAGAGAACGTCATCGCTGACCTGCCGACCAAGGGCAAGAAGGTCAAGAACTCTGACCAGGTCGTCGTAGTCGGTGCCCACCTCGACAGCGTCGCCGCTGGACCCGGAATCAACGACAACGGCTCCGGTTCCGCAGCGATTCTCGAAATCGCCGAGGAGATGTCAGACCTCAAGCTGACCAAGAAGCTTCAGCGCCCCGTGCGTTTCGCCTTCTGGGGAGCTGAAGAGGCCGGTCTGCTCGGATCCGAGCACTACGTCACCACGCTGTCTGATGCGAGGCGGGCAAAGATCTACGCCAACCTCAACTTCGACATGCTCGGATCGCCCAACTACGTGCGATTCGTCTACGACGGTGACGGCTCCAACGGAGGAGACAGTGGTCCCCCCGGTTCAGCGGCGATCGAAAGCGTCTTCAACGACTACTTCGATTCCAAGGGGTTGGCGACCGAGCCGACTGACTTCGACGGACGCTCGGACTACGGGCCGTTCATCGCGGCAGGAATCCCTGCAGGCGGTCTCTTCAGTGGCGCCGAAGGCGTCAAGACCGATGAGGAAGCGGTTGCGTACGGCGGCACAGCAGGTGCTCCGTACGACAGCTGCTACCACCAGGCATGCGACACCATCAACAACCTGAGTGCGACTGCACTTCAGGAGTTGGGCGATGGTGCGGCACATGCGGTGTACGCCCTCACGATGTCCAAGGCCGGATTGTTCGGCGACGCCAACCGCAAGGCAGCGAAGGTTTCTGCCAAGCAGCTCAAGCAGTACAGCTCTGAAGCAACTCGCTGA
- a CDS encoding PLD nuclease N-terminal domain-containing protein: protein MLYLDGFVGFVILGLWIFCLIDAITTDEGSVRNLGKVMWIVLIVFLPLVGSIAWIVAGRPEAARSMPYKGNYGPVVSDRERPIRHPSSNPVDDEDFQRKFRERAEEQRRKYRESQQRQIEEGDQPPT from the coding sequence GTGCTGTACCTGGATGGATTCGTGGGGTTCGTCATCCTCGGCCTGTGGATCTTTTGTCTGATCGACGCGATCACCACCGATGAAGGATCCGTTCGCAATCTCGGCAAGGTGATGTGGATCGTCCTGATCGTCTTTCTGCCACTGGTCGGATCGATCGCTTGGATCGTCGCAGGCAGGCCAGAGGCCGCACGTTCCATGCCCTACAAGGGCAACTACGGCCCGGTCGTCTCCGATCGGGAGCGCCCCATACGGCACCCTTCTTCGAATCCGGTTGATGACGAAGACTTCCAGCGCAAGTTCCGTGAGCGCGCCGAGGAACAGCGTCGCAAGTACCGCGAAAGCCAACAGCGCCAGATCGAAGAAGGCGACCAGCCTCCCACCTGA